In the Verrucomicrobiota bacterium genome, TTATAGATGTCGGTATCAACCGTATTGAGGACAGTTCAAGAAAGAGTGGTTATCGATTGGTTGGAGATGTAGATTTTGAAGCCGCCAAAGATATTGTCTCGGCCATAACACCTGTTCCAGGTGGAGTAGGCCCCATGACAGTAGCCATGTTGATGAAGAATACACTTCGGGCTTTTCAGGCAACCAGGAGTTAATTGCCAAGATGCAAGAGCCTCCCGAATTGCCACTATCGGCTCAATCGATAAGTAATCATGTCAAGCCGACTCCGCCGTGGGTAAGGTTACTGGCGGGAGGAGCAGATGTAGTGGTATGTGGATTACTGGCGTTCGCAATAATCATGGTCATCCTTATTCCAAAATATTATCCTGGAACCGAATCCATTATTGTCGAATACGCCGAGAAGTCATCGGGGAACTTTATGGCGGACAAGGATCTTGCAAAGACATTGATGGAGAATCCGGATCTGAGGAATATGCTGGTGGCCAGTCAAACCATCCTGTTCACCATTTTCTTCCTCTATTTTCTGATTAGCGAATGGAGATTAAAAGGTAGCTCTTTAGGGAAACTGATATTCCGAATAAAAGTGTCGCGTTATCAATTGGATCAACCGCTCCTTTTTCGAACCATATTTATGAGAGCCTGGTTGAAGACGATTTTCCTGCTGCTCAGTCCATGGCTTTGGATCACCTTTATGTTGATCTTTTTACAAAAGGACAAACGAACGGTACACGATCTAATTACCGGAACCTGGGTTATTGACTAGGAAAATGACCAAAGAGTGTAAGTAGACTTTTAAACTTTTGTTTTTGTTAGACAAAACAATAACCATAGGGTTTACCCTTACGTTTCCTTTGTAAAAACTCTACAGCTCAGTGAAGATAAATCCTAAAATCCTCGTGGTTGATGATCAGCCGGTTAATGTAAAGCTTCTCGAAAAAAAATTAGTTCGAGAGGGCATGGACGTGTGGACAGCCAATGACGGAGAAACTTGTCTCAAGTTGGTCGAACAACATATGCCCGACGTCATTCTTCTGGACG is a window encoding:
- a CDS encoding RDD family protein, which codes for MQEPPELPLSAQSISNHVKPTPPWVRLLAGGADVVVCGLLAFAIIMVILIPKYYPGTESIIVEYAEKSSGNFMADKDLAKTLMENPDLRNMLVASQTILFTIFFLYFLISEWRLKGSSLGKLIFRIKVSRYQLDQPLLFRTIFMRAWLKTIFLLLSPWLWITFMLIFLQKDKRTVHDLITGTWVID